A single window of Candidatus Obscuribacter sp. DNA harbors:
- a CDS encoding MBOAT family protein: MLFTSLQYLVFLPAVVLLFWLMPKKWRLPMLLVASYYFYASFIWQFLALILPMTLFNWVWGKVLHKDHSNKTLLGVGIAVNLLLLGFFKYTNFFADSIGSLMPLLGAANPHWSFNIILPLGISFFTFEFIHYLFEIYRGNKPIDNFVLFALFAAFFPTQIAGPIKRYPDFVAQMQADNKFELKYFDEGIPLIVIGLAKKLLLADNLAIFVQMGMEHPSFYSGPELWLFAYAFAFQIYFDFSGYTDVGRGSAMLFGYHIPINFNMPYIASNMADFWRRWHISLSTWLRDYLFIPLGGSRGGRWLTNRNLFLTMALGGLWHGASWNFAVWGVFHGLALIVHREFSQFKNGNLTLKNFLDIPAVAPVWGYLSMLLTFHAVCIGWVFFRIQDMGAATLMIKRMLTFRPFYSMPAPQHFVVMKQELPVVVPVVMVMVVLLLLTNLPLSRINESGIFKKTPAPLQAVFCATLIVAMIVFQPDTSAPFIYFQF, from the coding sequence CCTTATTTTGCCTATGACTCTATTTAATTGGGTCTGGGGCAAAGTTTTGCATAAAGACCATAGCAATAAGACTTTGCTGGGCGTCGGTATTGCCGTCAATTTGCTGCTTTTGGGCTTCTTCAAATATACAAATTTCTTTGCTGATTCCATTGGCTCACTGATGCCTTTGCTTGGCGCTGCCAATCCGCACTGGAGCTTCAATATCATCTTGCCCCTGGGCATTAGCTTTTTTACTTTTGAGTTTATCCACTATCTCTTTGAGATTTATCGCGGCAATAAGCCTATCGATAACTTTGTGTTGTTTGCTCTGTTTGCTGCCTTCTTTCCCACACAAATCGCTGGACCAATCAAGCGCTATCCAGATTTTGTGGCGCAAATGCAGGCAGACAATAAGTTTGAGCTCAAATATTTTGACGAGGGTATACCTCTTATAGTGATTGGTCTGGCTAAAAAACTGCTTTTGGCTGACAATCTCGCGATTTTTGTGCAGATGGGCATGGAGCATCCCAGCTTTTATAGCGGTCCTGAGCTCTGGCTCTTTGCCTATGCTTTTGCCTTCCAGATTTATTTTGACTTCTCCGGTTATACCGATGTCGGGCGCGGCTCCGCCATGCTCTTTGGCTATCACATCCCGATTAACTTCAATATGCCTTATATAGCGTCCAATATGGCTGACTTCTGGCGCAGATGGCATATCAGTCTATCGACATGGCTGAGAGACTATCTGTTTATACCGCTTGGTGGATCTCGTGGCGGTCGCTGGCTCACTAATCGCAACTTGTTTTTGACCATGGCTCTTGGTGGTCTCTGGCACGGTGCATCCTGGAATTTTGCTGTTTGGGGCGTATTTCACGGTCTGGCACTGATTGTGCACCGCGAGTTCAGTCAGTTTAAAAATGGCAATCTAACTCTCAAAAACTTCCTCGATATTCCGGCTGTAGCTCCCGTCTGGGGCTATCTTTCGATGCTACTTACTTTTCATGCTGTTTGTATCGGTTGGGTCTTTTTCCGCATTCAGGATATGGGCGCTGCCACACTTATGATCAAGCGTATGCTTACTTTTAGACCTTTTTACAGTATGCCTGCTCCCCAACACTTTGTTGTAATGAAGCAAGAGTTACCAGTGGTAGTGCCGGTGGTAATGGTCATGGTTGTACTCTTGCTTTTGACCAATCTGCCCCTCAGTCGTATCAATGAGAGCGGTATATTCAAAAAAACACCAGCTCCTTTGCAAGCGGTCTTTTGCGCTACTCTGATTGTGGCCATGATTGTCTTTCAGCCTGATACATCAGCACCTTTTATATACTTCCAGTTTTAA
- a CDS encoding serine/threonine protein kinase: MLTEQETTIVSFESGVSGPIEYKIGDIVGESYEILSVLAQGGMGVLFRARHTTLDQVYALKIMAPDKLNEASWKRFEQEGRVLGQLNCANIVQIYNMGVDAKGCPFYVMELLEGQSLADYLAEHKTLTLEQFIDIFVQVCAGLEQVHQKDFVHRDIKPSNLVLTQKDDKTTVKIVDFGIVRQDKGPSLTQDEQGLTVQGEIFGSPLYMSPEQATAQEIDLKSDIYSLGCTMYEAVSGKPPFMGDSAFATLMMQQESEPEPIERSDIRADVLTEISHIIEKCMKKKPFQRFQSAKDLSKRIEALKALRATGGGQGIRGARVDEEETKFGDVLATPPAPPEPPPSAVKPMLMAGLAVLIIGGIGALVLQPGSRQSKADITTRQAVPAVADVPVVPSTKTAPADIIPKVNTKFVQATTPITRVAFNAAGKKIRKFELDPEYSIGEFSGGSLKGKFYRGHFESPDLKPVTFCSDESIKSFPEVYKRFDNGAINDLHIDSAKVLPSIDVLKNWYNLGSIEFQDTTLGNSGYTKQLGQLKKLQFLTFTSTPYSAKELVESGVLSGLRSIRFIDSSYKQVLPALPACKNLLKLSIRGASPDAKDWKIITSLKIDDLDLSRDNLSKQNFVDIAKLKNLDTLSLAHAKFNGKDLLLLANCKKLAKLKIDSRIDYEEAYEKLAKRMPKLELIR; encoded by the coding sequence ATGTTGACCGAACAAGAAACCACAATAGTTAGCTTTGAATCCGGCGTGTCTGGTCCGATTGAGTACAAGATTGGCGATATCGTTGGCGAGAGCTACGAAATACTGTCGGTATTGGCTCAAGGTGGCATGGGTGTGCTCTTTAGAGCCAGGCACACTACTTTAGATCAGGTCTATGCCCTCAAAATTATGGCGCCAGACAAGCTCAATGAGGCTAGCTGGAAGCGCTTTGAGCAGGAAGGTCGAGTACTGGGACAGCTCAATTGTGCCAATATAGTGCAGATATACAACATGGGTGTCGATGCCAAAGGCTGTCCCTTTTATGTCATGGAGCTATTAGAGGGTCAGTCTCTTGCTGACTATCTCGCCGAGCATAAAACCCTTACTCTTGAGCAGTTTATCGATATCTTTGTGCAGGTTTGTGCGGGTCTTGAGCAGGTCCATCAAAAGGACTTTGTGCACCGTGATATCAAACCTTCCAATCTTGTTTTGACGCAAAAAGACGATAAAACCACAGTCAAAATTGTCGACTTTGGTATTGTCCGTCAGGACAAAGGACCCTCTCTGACTCAAGATGAGCAGGGCTTGACTGTGCAGGGCGAAATTTTTGGCAGTCCTCTATATATGAGTCCTGAGCAAGCAACAGCGCAGGAAATTGATCTCAAAAGTGATATTTATTCCCTTGGTTGCACTATGTATGAGGCAGTCTCTGGCAAACCACCGTTTATGGGTGATTCTGCTTTTGCCACTCTCATGATGCAACAGGAGTCCGAGCCCGAGCCTATTGAGCGCTCAGACATCCGGGCTGATGTGCTTACCGAAATAAGTCACATCATCGAAAAGTGCATGAAGAAAAAGCCCTTTCAGCGCTTTCAGTCAGCCAAAGACCTTTCTAAGCGTATCGAAGCCCTCAAGGCTCTGAGAGCGACAGGCGGCGGCCAGGGCATAAGGGGTGCCAGGGTTGACGAAGAAGAAACAAAATTCGGTGATGTCTTAGCCACTCCTCCGGCACCACCGGAGCCACCACCTTCAGCTGTTAAGCCGATGCTAATGGCTGGACTGGCTGTGCTTATTATTGGTGGCATTGGTGCACTTGTCCTGCAACCAGGCAGTCGTCAAAGCAAAGCTGATATTACAACGCGTCAGGCTGTGCCTGCGGTTGCTGATGTGCCTGTGGTGCCTAGCACTAAGACTGCTCCTGCCGACATCATTCCAAAGGTCAATACCAAATTCGTTCAAGCCACTACCCCAATCACCAGAGTGGCTTTTAACGCAGCTGGCAAAAAAATTCGCAAATTTGAGCTAGACCCTGAGTACTCCATTGGTGAGTTTAGCGGCGGCAGTCTCAAGGGCAAATTTTATAGAGGTCATTTCGAGAGTCCCGATTTAAAGCCTGTGACATTTTGTAGTGATGAGTCAATTAAGAGCTTTCCTGAGGTGTACAAGCGCTTTGATAATGGTGCTATAAACGACTTGCATATAGATAGTGCCAAGGTATTGCCGTCTATAGATGTTTTAAAAAACTGGTATAACCTGGGTAGCATCGAATTTCAAGATACAACACTGGGCAATTCTGGCTACACAAAGCAATTGGGGCAGCTCAAGAAACTACAGTTTTTGACTTTTACAAGTACACCGTACTCTGCAAAAGAGCTTGTGGAGAGCGGCGTGTTGAGTGGTCTTAGATCGATACGCTTTATCGATTCATCCTATAAGCAAGTTTTGCCAGCTTTGCCGGCTTGCAAAAATCTGCTTAAACTCTCTATCAGGGGAGCCAGTCCTGATGCCAAAGACTGGAAGATTATTACCTCTCTAAAAATAGATGACCTTGATTTGAGTCGTGACAATTTGAGCAAGCAAAACTTTGTAGATATTGCTAAGCTAAAAAATCTCGACACTCTTAGTCTTGCTCACGCTAAATTTAATGGTAAGGATTTGTTGTTATTAGCCAATTGCAAGAAGCTCGCCAAGCTCAAAATAGATAGTCGCATCGACTACGAAGAAGCCTATGAAAAGCTGGCAAAACGGATGCCCAAACTGGAGCTTATTCGGTAA
- a CDS encoding phosphodiester glycosidase family protein: MNKLIKVLLDVLIIVLLAGIAFFCGYLYALRQAVIFPLLRAILQKPAGPAATSQEVPPVKPEVPADHTDQVLKTYNIELANGARPDLPYIFLPPGRSAKKRNVKGKPVTVEKRKLNGIAFYQATVDLTEADVFPAILLANGAQIANSADFSAGDESFASFVKRARAALAINGTFFSKDNQKRVMGNMVSAGKSLKYSQWENYGTTLGIDSNNEAHMTTARLEGQPDWSKHWFSLTCGPRLVRDGQVFSDARAEGFTDDHVFTVGPRQAIGIAKGGDKLYIVAFLSALSLQNAGKMMQAIGCTDAMNLDGGASRGFAIGQDIKLTPGRPLTNVIVVYDSAHPAPAAIKKSWSNFEKH, encoded by the coding sequence TTGAACAAATTGATCAAGGTATTGCTGGATGTTTTAATTATCGTCTTGCTTGCCGGGATTGCATTTTTTTGCGGCTATCTCTATGCCCTGCGTCAAGCTGTCATCTTTCCCCTTTTAAGAGCAATATTGCAAAAGCCCGCTGGTCCAGCGGCTACCTCGCAGGAGGTGCCACCAGTAAAACCAGAAGTGCCTGCTGACCATACTGACCAAGTGCTCAAAACATACAATATAGAGTTGGCAAACGGTGCCCGTCCAGACTTGCCTTATATCTTTTTGCCTCCCGGGCGTTCGGCTAAAAAGCGCAACGTCAAAGGTAAGCCGGTAACTGTTGAAAAGCGCAAACTCAATGGTATTGCCTTTTATCAAGCTACTGTGGATTTGACAGAAGCCGATGTGTTTCCCGCAATTTTGCTTGCTAACGGTGCTCAAATTGCAAATAGCGCTGACTTTAGCGCTGGTGACGAAAGCTTTGCTAGCTTTGTCAAAAGAGCCAGAGCTGCTCTAGCTATCAATGGTACTTTCTTTAGCAAAGACAATCAAAAGCGCGTCATGGGTAATATGGTCTCTGCTGGTAAGAGTCTTAAGTACAGCCAGTGGGAAAATTATGGCACCACTCTTGGTATCGACAGTAATAACGAAGCTCACATGACCACCGCCAGGCTGGAGGGGCAACCAGACTGGAGTAAGCACTGGTTTAGCCTTACTTGTGGACCAAGATTGGTGCGCGATGGTCAGGTCTTTAGTGATGCTCGGGCCGAGGGCTTTACCGACGATCATGTCTTTACTGTTGGTCCCAGGCAGGCGATAGGCATTGCTAAAGGCGGCGACAAGCTTTATATAGTTGCCTTTTTGAGTGCGTTGAGTTTGCAAAATGCTGGCAAGATGATGCAAGCAATAGGCTGTACCGATGCCATGAATTTGGACGGCGGTGCTTCTCGCGGCTTTGCTATCGGTCAGGATATTAAACTGACTCCAGGACGTCCTCTCACCAATGTCATA